Genomic window (Temnothorax longispinosus isolate EJ_2023e chromosome 3, Tlon_JGU_v1, whole genome shotgun sequence):
TACGAAGTACGTGTTCTATTGCGTCTTTTGTCCCCCCGCACGGCgaatatgcaatataatttttgtcaaaCTTTCGCACGCGCGGCCGCGTCCGAAAGCCGCGTCTCTCACGTTCGCTGGTGCGATCTCGGCGTGTCGGTTTGAaacaaatatcaatatatgatACATCAATATATGCGCGAACGACAAAATTCCGAATGTAACAAAGGATCTCGcttgcgacgcgacggcggTGCGAAAGTTGTGCGCGGCGGCGGAAGTTTTGTATTGTAAGCGACTGGGTCAATCCCCGCAggtgtttatattttaatattaatttactctcaggattaatttattactttttttttctttcctcctcTTTTTGCTTTCCTTCTCTCCGCGAAGACACGCAATGCGATATAACGTGTGATAATACATGCTGACGTCgtacaaaaagaagaaaaagaaaacgttacGAAAATCAAAGCGCACGTttgtgtctttttttttcctctctttctttccctttcgTCTTGCGTTCCGGTACCCGACGACGGAGAACACCGGtaagacattattataatgttgtGTATATGTGATCGTGAggtgttacaaaatttttatttgctttacgccttatacatatttattgtaagTGACAATTATTACTagttgtttattataaataagaacgAATCACTCTTGTGTATCGGTTAAAATTGCTACATTAAAGTGTTGATATTATACTCGTTCAAAGTGCGTCTCAATCGATTCACCTCGGAAATCTAGCCCCCCCTCGAAAGAGAGCGCTTTAATTGTAACTTCCCTTACGCTAACCGGATTGTCCATTACGTTccacctttttttttacaatcatTTATTAGGATTGCCCTGCTTTTAAATTGAgcgcttttaaatttataattattattaaactactgatatcgatatattattagtaattatagattattaaaGCTTGACAGAGTGACGTAAACTAGTTCGCTCATAGTATTAACAAGTATTATGCGTTCAAATTCTCGAAAGCTAGCTTCTTTACTATGCTCTCTCTTTATGTCGATCGATTCGGATAAATCTCCgaagtctttctttctctcgcgatattCCTGATACATAATCCTAGAGTAAACCTGTACAAAAGCTCTACGAAAGTGGCGATATATTTCACGGATCTGGTTCGAGTCTCGGCTCTTGGGAAAGGTGCGCATGTAGAAAGAGACGCCAACACAGTTTATCCTGCTAAATGGTTATCAATTCTCTATAAGTTCTGTATTGtttacacataaattatagaatatctaaacgtttctttttttttttcgatgtcctgtgaaattgtacaatagagttacaaataaagataaagccaTACTTTACGTATAATCTGATTCAGTCTTTgctaatgttacataataacgTGCGAAAGAACTAACAGTTAGACTATTTAAGAGgctatttaagaattttaatcaaGATACTGGAAGCATAAAACTGTTCAGCTAGCTTTACACAAGATATTGGTCTTCTTCTTTATGAAATCGtcaaattatgattatgataCATTTCTACATTATCACCAGCATCGAatctaatcttatttatcgTGATACTCCTGAGAAACTGTTAATCCATTGTCTTAATAAACTCGATCGCGGCGCAGAACTGCGTCCACCAATATTGTTCCTCACCCTCCAATCGATTCCCGTAAAAGCTGTCTACATATTGAACAGTCGACAACAACGACGGCGGATTAGTCTGAAATTAAGCATACGTTAACAGTCACTCTTCTTGCCAAAATCACATATTCTCTTTTCAATCGCATACCTTGATTATGACATAGACCAGCACGGGAGTCAGATCGTCGGCAGCAGGTATGCCCCTTTCCGACGCCATGGAGAGGAGATTCATGATGGTAGTCGCGCAACGAAATACACACTGCAACTTATCCCTAGGAGTCTTATACGCCGATATCACAGCCAATTCAGCCTGCGCCCATGGCCAGGGGCATTCGTAATGATAAACCTTTGGAATGCGTAGGTCCTTGTGATTTGGAGTTACGACCTTCGCCAACTTTTTGATGTGATCGTGAAGAAGCTGGTCCCTATATACATCTCCATCTCCATTTGGATAGAGCGCATTGTGGTATACCCGTGCCATGACGGTTCTTTCCACCACGACTCTCGCCAAATCTAACTGGTTGGCGCTCGCCGCTGAAAGTAAGAAGTAAGTTCAGACGTCTCTGATCACTCCGCTAAGATCAAttgcgagataaataattttattcatgtacATTGCCAGATCGGATCGTTGTCCATTTCCGCGTGGACCTTCCCTAGAAAATTATCCACGAGATCCTGCTTCTCGTCAGCTAGCGTAAGCTTTTTAAACTCTTCGCAGAAACGCAGAAGGAAAGTCtcctttttttccaaaaataccCTCACACAAACGGATACAAGATGATTATTGATAGCATCCCGATCGCACTTAACTCGCACGcataatctgaaaaatatcattaagcGGTTACATCTCACATTTACTTATACATTACGTGCAAAGatgatacttatatatatataaacagtacCTATCTAAGTGAGCTAATGTCGACAGCAATCCCTGACGACATCTGATTAAATATGCGATATAAGGAGATCGCTTTTGATAGTCCTCTCGAAGTGATTTGAAGAGCTTTCTACATCCATCGTCATTAAATAGACGCACGCAACGTAAAGTTTCATGAAGATGAGCTATTAATGCCCTATCCTGCAGGTTTATAGCTTCTGCCAATTGTAGTTGCAAAAACGCAACCAGTTCGTTTTCTTTCTGCGACCAACAATGTCTctgtaatgaaattttatatgcaaatatttgaACATTAAGTAATTAAGTAATCCATTAAAAAATCACACTTTGTTTTGTACGCCatgattgaaaaataatacaataaatacctCTGAAGTATTCCATGGAATGTGTTGAAGGTCAGCAGTGCTAAGTACCAtacgtaattttcttttagcaTCCGCAAAAGCATAAGAGAGTTCTACATTATTCGGATCGATTGAAAGTCTTTCGTCTTCCACCTCTTTTGTACGGGACTGATTGCTTTCGACCGAGGCTGTATCGCTAGCTGCGCTTGGCTTTCTTCTGTATTTCGCTAATATATCATCGGTAGTATCTGAAATTAATCAAAAGAACAATTTATTACTGTCTAAAACTTGCAGGAAaacttttcatcttttttttagcaTTATTTTCCGATTTATCTTCGATTCGATTCTacaaaaaactattaaaacaGAAACCGTTTATGtcgtaacaaaataatatacgataattgttaatagttatttattaatatcttaccGCCCGCGACATTACCGGATGATGTTACATCTTCCGACATAATCCTGCGTAATCTGTGCCTGCACACATCGACGCCGTCGCCACCAGCTTCTCGATCGAAACATCTGTCGTCCGTCACGCGGATTGCTTTACCTCTACGATTTCTCaatgacaattttaatttaccaaAGAAACCACGTTTGTTTTTTTGATCGTCGTCCAACAATTCCTTATCGCCACGCTCGGCGGTCATGTCAAAGCTTATGCTCTTTGGAATAGCTCCCGTTGATGCATTTGGCTTGGAAAAATTGGGAATCGAACCATCTACCACGTCACAAATGCCATTAACTGTTGGTGTTGGTAAATCTGACGTTGAAATGTTACTCTTCACACGAGGTTCTGATCCGGAACTGCTGCTGGATGTTAAGCTAGCCGTGCTTAATCGGCCTACGGTATCCCCGACTGACGCCATGCAGCTGTCCAACTCCTGATTCACAAAATTCACATTAGTTCTATAACGTTCTTCGGTAGGAAAGACAACAGATTGACAGAAGGATTAAGTGAAGAAATGCAAACCTCTGTTTTCACGTCACCGTTTTGGGACTTCTCTGACAAAACAGGCGCAGAAATATGATTAGCTAATAGCAACGCCGGTGCGACTGCAGCCGCAGCGATGTGATTGTGCGCAGGTGCTTGACGTTCAACTTGCTTACCATTGTTAATTTGAAGTTTATCTATCAAGTGAACCAGCCTGTCGTCCCGTAATGGTTTATCATAGTCCATATTGCTTATATTGTTAGCGTTTTTGTCTACATATTCCATTGTACTACGTCGGTAATCGGACTTGGTTCCACCACGACCTGTCACATTTGACGACGATGGCAATGGAGATGTTGTTGGTGATGGTTGGTGAACTATCGAAGTTCCTATGCCAGAATCCTCTCGAATCCCCGAAATTGATGGAAAAGTGATGCTTGAACCATCCGGACCTGGAATCAGGAATAATTATGTATCAGTAATTATAGCTGCGATTAGAAATCATCAGATATTGCTGATATCGCATTATTTAATTGCAGTATACTTACATGGAGTTGCAGATTGAAGAGTTTCTTCATTTCCCTCGGAATCAGCACGGCTTTCTATTTCGATCTCGGATCTGGCCGTATCATCAGACCTATGAAAATATTGTCAATGGTAATTATGAAGATATCTTACTTCAagtagaattatattttacgaatgTAATATGTagtattgttaataatatacctGGCAACACTAGCAGTGTCATCGGTATCTACTTCAGTTAATCTTTCCGAATCGCTAGCTAATACATCTGTGCTCCAGGCTTCAGAGGCGGTTTCACTAATGTCTAACATGGTTAGCGTAGGTTCGGCAGGCAACACAGATGCAACCTGTTCAGTAGGAACAGCAAGCAATATTCGATCCTGTTGTTCAACTATTTCGCTATCTGAGGCCAACACATCCGTAGACCAAGTATCGGATACCATAGAAACAGTCTCGTCTCCTAAAAAGTACCAACATGTACAattagcaaaaataaatattatcaattttgtcAGTAAATAAATATGGTTCGTTTTAAGTGTATTATTtagagatatatgtatttacctTCAATAAGTTTCTTAATctcaaatttacaaaatttgtcATCAATTTCGGATCGACTTTGTTTAGTTGGGATATTAGGCGGCGGCAAATCCAGTTGCCTTACTTCACCCGCAGCTCGTCCATCGTCTCCTTCAGTAATTTGAGACGACGGTGTATCTCGACCTGGCGATTATAcaggaaattaaataatttataattattatcatcaatgttacgtataaaaaaataatttaataaaattaatgtaccTGATATATTAGGAGTTCCTCTACCCGATACATTAGCAGACACCATGTCTGAGAGATTATCGTTTTGATCTTCTGTCTCTAATTCTAGAGAAGAAGCGACACTGTGATTGGAAGCGGCTTCTGATACAGCTTCCAAGTTATCGGACGTATTGCCAATCGATCCTTCGaacaatactaattatttttaatgtagatGTGTTATGAAAGCCAAGCAATACATTCTTTAATGTTAATatctttgatattaatttctaatgacaaaaaaatatgtaaaagataaaaaattaactaaaaataaaatcataaaaaattacagaacaTATA
Coding sequences:
- the Gapvd1 gene encoding GTPase-activating protein and VPS9 domain-containing protein 1 isoform X1, translating into MSSINSVDSHGTLQWDMMELARHLRQERLFVNSEQQNLQTLNERVLYISSQLAQQAWITAQQRVNLNRLIVARPDCTPASCCLRANALENSHFIDAYKYLRYQASLSYGEFLGALRKSPKLLASCLVEGDRVIPESMQTIVQCLAAGLYGSCILPEDKSLVLQLLRHLMLLQIIPSDNPRRLLRHGTCAFSKFYSIFHESLFSAKLFLTAALHSPIVQLLMEDEMFLDIDPDKAPIRFPPAERLKKFGKEGTAEYQAKLQRYRLWTVNSLYRITQRFIVNIRDTIHCFPTSVCWLVRQMAGLLSKNGNVDPKEVHAMCTDLVFTYFICPAIVNPEPYGITDAPISYVARFNLMQVGQILQMLSLQKYQSIDNKVIDLYKKFEKDSVSSIIDSMLDGATEELEEEPTIIDNNKFQGLSRSAALFTESELNSLITFLNTIAGDNNGETISHSSFDRKQLAEMLSQLPSGSLHNNKLSNEYLDTPSKRGVAAGKGKGRGIRMTTFSPNVTNESAEEINGTAAPEEETLDKNSQDVLVIPFGPTIGESVGLLSEQKVLCMELQSGMENGPVTLNLPDDASTEHPRQENSNVERIETQEKRTRFSLSHDEVLFEGSIGNTSDNLEAVSEAASNHSVASSLELETEDQNDNLSDMVSANVSGRGTPNISGRDTPSSQITEGDDGRAAGEVRQLDLPPPNIPTKQSRSEIDDKFCKFEIKKLIEGDETVSMVSDTWSTDVLASDSEIVEQQDRILLAVPTEQVASVLPAEPTLTMLDISETASEAWSTDVLASDSERLTEVDTDDTASVARSDDTARSEIEIESRADSEGNEETLQSATPCPDGSSITFPSISGIREDSGIGTSIVHQPSPTTSPLPSSSNVTGRGGTKSDYRRSTMEYVDKNANNISNMDYDKPLRDDRLVHLIDKLQINNGKQVERQAPAHNHIAAAAVAPALLLANHISAPVLSEKSQNGDVKTEELDSCMASVGDTVGRLSTASLTSSSSSGSEPRVKSNISTSDLPTPTVNGICDVVDGSIPNFSKPNASTGAIPKSISFDMTAERGDKELLDDDQKNKRGFFGKLKLSLRNRRGKAIRVTDDRCFDREAGGDGVDVCRHRLRRIMSEDVTSSGNVAGDTTDDILAKYRRKPSAASDTASVESNQSRTKEVEDERLSIDPNNVELSYAFADAKRKLRMVLSTADLQHIPWNTSERHCWSQKENELVAFLQLQLAEAINLQDRALIAHLHETLRCVRLFNDDGCRKLFKSLREDYQKRSPYIAYLIRCRQGLLSTLAHLDRLCVRVKCDRDAINNHLVSVCVRVFLEKKETFLLRFCEEFKKLTLADEKQDLVDNFLGKVHAEMDNDPIWQSASANQLDLARVVVERTVMARVYHNALYPNGDGDVYRDQLLHDHIKKLAKVVTPNHKDLRIPKVYHYECPWPWAQAELAVISAYKTPRDKLQCVFRCATTIMNLLSMASERGIPAADDLTPVLVYVIIKTNPPSLLSTVQYVDSFYGNRLEGEEQYWWTQFCAAIEFIKTMD
- the Gapvd1 gene encoding GTPase-activating protein and VPS9 domain-containing protein 1 isoform X2; this encodes MSSINSVDSHGTLQWDMMELARHLRQERLFVNSEQQNLQTLNERVLYISSQLAQQAWITAQQRVNLNRLIVARPDCTPASCCLRANALENSHFIDAYKYLRYQASLSYGEFLGALRKSPKLLASCLVEGDRVIPESMQTIVQCLAAGLYGSCILPEDKSLVLQLLRHLMLLQIIPSDNPRRLLRHGTCAFSKFYSIFHESLFSAKLFLTAALHSPIVQLLMEDEMFLDIDPDKAPIRFPPAERLKKFGKEGTAEYQAKLQRYRLWTVNSLYRITQRFIVNIRDTIHCFPTSVCWLVRQMAGLLSKNGNVDPKEVHAMCTDLVFTYFICPAIVNPEPYGITDAPISYVARFNLMQVGQILQMLSLQKYQSIDNKVIDLYKKFEKDSVSSIIDSMLDGATEELEEEPTIIDNNKFQGLSRSAALFTESELNSLITFLNTIAGDNNGETISHSSFDRKQLAEMLSQLPSGSLHNNKLSNEYLDTPSKRGVAAGKGKGRGIRMTTFSPNVTNESAEEINGTAAPEEETLDKNSQDVLVIPFGPTIGESVGLLSEQKVLCMELQSGMENGPVTLNLPDDASTEHPRQENSNVERIETQEKRTRFSLSHDEGSIGNTSDNLEAVSEAASNHSVASSLELETEDQNDNLSDMVSANVSGRGTPNISGRDTPSSQITEGDDGRAAGEVRQLDLPPPNIPTKQSRSEIDDKFCKFEIKKLIEGDETVSMVSDTWSTDVLASDSEIVEQQDRILLAVPTEQVASVLPAEPTLTMLDISETASEAWSTDVLASDSERLTEVDTDDTASVARSDDTARSEIEIESRADSEGNEETLQSATPCPDGSSITFPSISGIREDSGIGTSIVHQPSPTTSPLPSSSNVTGRGGTKSDYRRSTMEYVDKNANNISNMDYDKPLRDDRLVHLIDKLQINNGKQVERQAPAHNHIAAAAVAPALLLANHISAPVLSEKSQNGDVKTEELDSCMASVGDTVGRLSTASLTSSSSSGSEPRVKSNISTSDLPTPTVNGICDVVDGSIPNFSKPNASTGAIPKSISFDMTAERGDKELLDDDQKNKRGFFGKLKLSLRNRRGKAIRVTDDRCFDREAGGDGVDVCRHRLRRIMSEDVTSSGNVAGDTTDDILAKYRRKPSAASDTASVESNQSRTKEVEDERLSIDPNNVELSYAFADAKRKLRMVLSTADLQHIPWNTSERHCWSQKENELVAFLQLQLAEAINLQDRALIAHLHETLRCVRLFNDDGCRKLFKSLREDYQKRSPYIAYLIRCRQGLLSTLAHLDRLCVRVKCDRDAINNHLVSVCVRVFLEKKETFLLRFCEEFKKLTLADEKQDLVDNFLGKVHAEMDNDPIWQSASANQLDLARVVVERTVMARVYHNALYPNGDGDVYRDQLLHDHIKKLAKVVTPNHKDLRIPKVYHYECPWPWAQAELAVISAYKTPRDKLQCVFRCATTIMNLLSMASERGIPAADDLTPVLVYVIIKTNPPSLLSTVQYVDSFYGNRLEGEEQYWWTQFCAAIEFIKTMD
- the Gapvd1 gene encoding GTPase-activating protein and VPS9 domain-containing protein 1 isoform X3, with the translated sequence MSSINSVDSHGTLQWDMMELARHLRQERLFVNSEQQNLQTLNERVLYISSQLAQQAWITAQQRVNLNRLIVARPDCTPASCCLRANALENSHFIDAYKYLRYQASLSYGEFLGALRKSPKLLASCLVEGDRVIPESMQTIVQCLAAGLYGSCILPEDKSLVLQLLRHLMLLQIIPSDNPRRLLRHGTCAFSKFYSIFHESLFSAKLFLTAALHSPIVQLLMEDEMFLDIDPDKAPIRFPPAERLKKFGKEGTAEYQAKLQRYRLWTVNSLYRITQRFIVNIRDTIHCFPTSVCWLVRQMAGLLSKNGNVDPKEVHAMCTDLVFTYFICPAIVNPEPYGITDAPISYVARFNLMQVGQILQMLSLQKYQSIDNKVIDLYKKFEKDSVSSIIDSMLDGATEELEEEPTIIDNNKFQGLSRSAALFTESELNSLITFLNTIAGDNNGETISHSSFDRKQLAEMLSQLPSGSLHNNKLSNEYLDTPSKRGVAAGKGKGRGIRMTTFSPNVTNESAEEINGTAAPEEETLDKNSQDVLVIPFGPTIGESVGLLSEQKVLCMELQSGMENGPVTLNLPDDASTEHPRQENSNVERIETQEKRTRFSLSHDEVLFEGSIGNTSDNLEAVSEAASNHSVASSLELETEDQNDNLSDMVSANVSGRGTPNISGRDTPSSQITEGDDGRAAGEVRQLDLPPPNIPTKQSRSEIDDKFCKFEIKKLIEGDETVSMVSDTWSTDVLASDSEIVEQQDRILLAVPTEQVASVLPAEPTLTMLDISETASEAWSTDVLASDSERLTEVDTDDTASVARSDDTARSEIEIESRADSEGNEETLQSATPCPDGSSITFPSISGIREDSGIGTSIVHQPSPTTSPLPSSSNVTGRGGTKSDYRRSTMEYVDKNANNISNMDYDKPLRDDRLVHLIDKLQINNEKSQNGDVKTEELDSCMASVGDTVGRLSTASLTSSSSSGSEPRVKSNISTSDLPTPTVNGICDVVDGSIPNFSKPNASTGAIPKSISFDMTAERGDKELLDDDQKNKRGFFGKLKLSLRNRRGKAIRVTDDRCFDREAGGDGVDVCRHRLRRIMSEDVTSSGNVAGDTTDDILAKYRRKPSAASDTASVESNQSRTKEVEDERLSIDPNNVELSYAFADAKRKLRMVLSTADLQHIPWNTSERHCWSQKENELVAFLQLQLAEAINLQDRALIAHLHETLRCVRLFNDDGCRKLFKSLREDYQKRSPYIAYLIRCRQGLLSTLAHLDRLCVRVKCDRDAINNHLVSVCVRVFLEKKETFLLRFCEEFKKLTLADEKQDLVDNFLGKVHAEMDNDPIWQSASANQLDLARVVVERTVMARVYHNALYPNGDGDVYRDQLLHDHIKKLAKVVTPNHKDLRIPKVYHYECPWPWAQAELAVISAYKTPRDKLQCVFRCATTIMNLLSMASERGIPAADDLTPVLVYVIIKTNPPSLLSTVQYVDSFYGNRLEGEEQYWWTQFCAAIEFIKTMD